Part of the Sandaracinaceae bacterium genome, AGTCCCTATTCATGGGCACCTCGGACTGAGGAGCTGTCTCAGAACGGCAGACCATCCTGAAACAGGGGCACCCCGGACTTCAATACTGAAGTCCGGGGCAGCATCCTTTCGAGCACCCGGCTACCGCCGGGCACTCGGAAAAGTCCTCCCCACAAGGGGGAGGACTGTCTTGCTCGGCCCATCGACAGGTTTGCAGGCAAGGCGCGACGACGAGTCGATGCGTGCATCGGCGGGGAGGAGCAACGCCGCCTGCGGGCCTTCGGACAAGCCAAACTCGCCAGCATCGCGCTCTAAACGGCGCCCGCCACGCTGGCCGTCATGCACGCCGCCAACGCACCGCCGATCATCGCCCGCAGACCGAGCCGCGCCACGTCCGCGCGCCTGCTCGGCGCGATGCTCCCGATGCCGCCCACCTGGATGGCGATCGAGCTGAAGTTCGCGAAGCCGCAGAGCGCGTACGTGACCAGCACCACCGAGCGCGGAGAGAGCGCCTCGGGCGTGGTGCGCAGGGTCTCCCCCAGGTGCAGGTAGGACACGAACTCGTTCAGGACGATCTTCTCGCCCAAGAACCCCGCGACGAGACCGCACTCCCCGACGTCGACACCCATCAGGAACGCGACCGGCCAGAACACGACGCCCAGGATCTGCTCGAGCGTCACTGCCGTGGCGCTCGCCCCCGTGAGATGGTTGTAGGCGTCGAAGGGGACGGCCAGCAGCGCGTTGGCGAGCGCCACCAGCGCCACGAAGGCGAGCAGCATGGCGCCCACGTTGAGCGCCAACATGAGCCCCTCCGACGCCCCCCGCGCCGCGGCCTCGATGACGTTCGCGTCGACCTTCTCGAGAGTCAGGTCCACGCCAGATGCCGTGGCGGAGGTCTCGGTCTCGGGCTGCATGACCTTCGCGATCACCAAGGCAGCCGGCGCGCTCATCACGCTGGCTGCGATGAGGTGGCCCGCGATGTCGGGGAAGTACGCCTGCAGCATGCCGACGTAGGCGGCCAGCACGCCGCCAGCCACCGTCGCGAACCCGCCCACCATGATGGCCATCAGCTCGGAGCGGGTCATCGCGTCGAGGTACGGACGGACCACCAACGGCGCCTCGGTCTGTCCCACGAAGATGTTGGCGGCCGCAGACAGGGTCTCCGAGCCGCTGGTGCGCATGGTGCGCTGCATGACCCAGGCGATGGCCGCGACCATGCGCTGCATCACACCCACGTGGTAGAGCACCGCCATCAGCGCAGAGAAGAAGATGATGGTGGGCAGCACTTTGAGCGCCAGCGGCGCGCGCGCCAGGAAGGTCCCAGCCTCCCCCGGCTGAGCCCCCACCCAGAGGTCCGTGGTGTACGCGCCGAACAGGAAGCTCGTGCCGCGGTCGGTGTAACCGAGCAGCGCGACCACGCCGTCGTTCAGGAACGAGAAGAGCGCCAGGCCCACCCGCGTCTTCAGCGCGAACAGACCGAACAGGAGCTGCAGGCCGAGGCCCCACGCAATGATGCGCCTCGGGATGCGGCGCCGATCGCTGGACATCAGCCACGCGAGGCCCACGAACGCAAACAGACCGAACGCGCTGGTGAGGCGCTGCGTGACGGTGGACTCGGGCGCGCCACGCTGCGCCGTGAGCGAGATGGGCTCGGGCGTCGCGTCCGCCTGGGCCGCCGCCGGCGCGTCGTCTTGGGCACTCGCAACAACGGGGCGCAGCGTGAGCGCGAGGCTGGCGAGGAGGGCGAGCACGACCAGCGGGCGAGCGACGGGCATCAGGCTTGCTGGCGTATCACAGCCGGCCACTCGGGTGGCGCAGGAATGCGCTGCGCCACCATCCGCGCTGCCGCGCCAGGCTCTGCGCGGGCCGCTCCCCAGGCGACAGTGTGGTCGGCGGACGGAAGCCCGTGCTGCTTGGACGGGAGGGACGCGCGGTGCAGCCGAAGGCAGGCGAGCGCGTCAGATCCGAAGCCCCACGCCGACGTATGGCCCCACGCCGAACGCGCGCTGCTCGAACGCCTTGCCGGGCATGTGGACATCGAAGTCGGCGCCCGCGTGGATCATCCAGTCGCGGCTGCCGCGCAGGTGGATCTCGATGCCCAGCTGCGACACCAGGGTGGGCGAGAAGCGCAGCGTGCGGTCCAGCTCGTTGCCCCACCAGCTCAGCCGGAGACCGCCCATCAGGTAGGGCACCAGCGTCTCGTTCACCTCGAAGCGCAGGCGCGCGCCGAAGCCGACGAACGGACCGTACGCCGTGACGCGCCCGGAGCCCAAGGGGTCTCGGGCGCCGAACTGCTGGAAGCCGGCGTGCCCCTCGATGACCAGGATGTCGATGGCGTACCCGGCGCGCACCGTGAGCTTGGTCCCGAGCGACGGGTCGTAGGCGTCCTCGCTGTCCAACATCCCGCAGGGGCCAGCGCGAGACGTTGAGGTGCCGGCGACCGGCCACCTCCTCCTGAGCCTGAGCGCGCGCGGCCAGTGGCAGCGAGGCCCACGTCAGGAGCGCGAGCGCGAGGGCCCCGGCCCCGGCGGCGAAGCCGAGGCGACGCGGGTGCCGAGCAGACCGATGCCGGGTGGGGCTCACGGGTGTCGCGTGTCTCACGGAGGAGTGGGTCATGAGCGAGCTTCTGGGGGCCACGCCGGCCGAAGGTCAATCGCGGAAGTTCTTGTACTGGAGCGACATCTCGAGGTCTTGCCCGCGCAGGTAGGCGATGGCCTCTTGGAGGTCGTCGCGCTTCTTGCCGCTGACGCGGACGACGTCGCCCTGGATGCTGGGTTGCACCTTGAGCTTGCTGTCCTTGAGGGCCTTCACGACCTTCTTGGCGCCGTCCTTGTCGATGCCCTGCTTCAGGTTGATGACCTGCTGGCTGGCACCTCCGCCCACCGCCTTGATGGGCTGCGCGTCCAGCGCCAGCAGCGACACGCCGCGCTTCACCAGCTTGCCGTGCAGCACCTCGAGCACGGCGGCCACACGGTTCTCGCTGTTGGCGCGGATGACGATGGTCTGGTCCTTGAGCTCCACCGACGCGTCCGTGCCCTTGAAGTCGAAGCGCTGCGCCACCTCCTTCTGGGCCTGGTCCAGGGCGTTCTTCACTTCTTGCAGATCCAGCTCGGACACGACGTCGAATGTCGGCACGCAACAGCTCCTTCGAAAGGGTCGAGAGCGTCGCCGGGAGCGCGCTCGCGCATGCACCCGAGCACACGCGGGGCTCACCGTATCGGTGACCGTGCGGGTCCGCAAGCGGCGGACGTGCGGTGTCGCCATGGACCGCTCGTGTCCCGCGTCACGCGGCGTCGTTGGACGTCTCGGTCTCAGGGGAGCGCGAGCAGTCGCCCGTGCTGTCCTTCGTACGAAGGGAGCCCGGCCCGCATCGCGCCGACGTGCGGGCGCCGGGGCGGGTCGTTCCAGGCGTAGTCCAGCTGGCGCAGGAGCTCACCGCGCACCTGCTGATAGAACGACGAGGCTTCTCGCACGGCGGAGACGAAACGCAGACTCTCGAACTCGAGAGGCGCGAGCTCGGACGGATGGACGCAGCGCAGCGTGCCCGCCCCGTCGCGCCAGGTGAGCAGCAGGTGCGCGCCGTGGATGTGGAGCGTGCGCTCGCCCGAAGCACACTCTCCCATCTCGGCGGCCGCCTCGAACCACAGCCCGGCGTAGCTGACGTAGTCGAGGGTCACCGGCAGAAAGTCCGCCTGGTCCTCGGCGAAACCCCACGGACCGACGGTGGACCAGAAGAGCAGACCGCCACAGAGGTCGTAGGGCGTGGGTGACCGAACGCGCCACCACGCGTCCAGGAGCCGCCGGACACGCACGCGGCCATCGGCTCGGACGAGCGCGTCGGCCGGGATGAAGTGCGCCTCGAAGTCTCGACGCGACGGGTCGATGGGCGAGACCTTGAAGCAGAAGCGCGCGCGCATGCGGAGCGCCCACAGCGTAGCAGCCCCACTCGCGCCCCGCCCTCTGCCTGGTGCGCATCCGGAGCGTGCGCCCGGATGGTCGGTGGGGCAGCCCCAACGGCAAGGCGAAGCACCTGAAATGCAACGCGTTTCACCATTCGTCCGGCGTCGCCGCGAATTGACAGGCCCTCCCCTGCGCACTAGCGTTCGACTCATGACGCGCAGCGGCATCCGCTGTCGCCGTGCGTCACGTCCCTCCCCTGGCCGCGACCCCACGCCACGTGACACGCTCCGTGGAACAAGGCGCGGACCCACCCGCAGCCCCGGAAGCGAGCAGATCATGAGCCCGAAGGCCCACCAATTGGTCACCAAGGCCGGCGACGTCCTCGACCGCGAGACGCCCTGGATCTTCCGTACGTACGCCGGTCACAGCAGCCCGCGCGCGTCCAACGAGCTCTACCGCAAGAACCTGGAGGCGGGCCAGACCGGCCTCTCCATCGCGTTCGACCTGCCCACCCAGTGTGGCTACAGCTCGGACCACAGCCTGGCGCGGCCCGAGGTGGGCAAGGTGGGCGTGCCCATCAACTCGCTCGACGACTTCCACGTGCTCTTCGATCAGATCCCCCTCGATCGGATGAACACGTCGATGACCATCAACGGCACGAGCATGTGGTTGCTGGCGCTGTACGTGGCGCTGGCGCGCGAGCGCGGCACGGACGAGAAGCTGCTGCGCGGCACCACGCAGAACGACATCGTCAAGGAGTACCTGGCACGCGGGACGTACATCTTCCCGCCCGAGGCCAGCCTGCGCATCATCGCCGAGATGTACGAGTGGTGCCTGGAGCGGGTGCCCAACTGGAACGCCAGCAACATCTGCTCGTACCACCTGCAAGAGGCTGGCGCGACGCCAGGACAGGAGCTGGCCTTCGCGCTGGTCAACGCCATCGGCACGCTGGACACGCTCAAGGAGCGCGGGCACTTCACGCCCGAGCAGTTCGAGCAGGCCGTGGGGCGCATCAGCTTCTTCGTGAACAGCGGCATCCGCTTCGT contains:
- a CDS encoding NupC/NupG family nucleoside CNT transporter, with the translated sequence MPVARPLVVLALLASLALTLRPVVASAQDDAPAAAQADATPEPISLTAQRGAPESTVTQRLTSAFGLFAFVGLAWLMSSDRRRIPRRIIAWGLGLQLLFGLFALKTRVGLALFSFLNDGVVALLGYTDRGTSFLFGAYTTDLWVGAQPGEAGTFLARAPLALKVLPTIIFFSALMAVLYHVGVMQRMVAAIAWVMQRTMRTSGSETLSAAANIFVGQTEAPLVVRPYLDAMTRSELMAIMVGGFATVAGGVLAAYVGMLQAYFPDIAGHLIAASVMSAPAALVIAKVMQPETETSATASGVDLTLEKVDANVIEAAARGASEGLMLALNVGAMLLAFVALVALANALLAVPFDAYNHLTGASATAVTLEQILGVVFWPVAFLMGVDVGECGLVAGFLGEKIVLNEFVSYLHLGETLRTTPEALSPRSVVLVTYALCGFANFSSIAIQVGGIGSIAPSRRADVARLGLRAMIGGALAACMTASVAGAV
- a CDS encoding YajQ family cyclic di-GMP-binding protein — encoded protein: MPTFDVVSELDLQEVKNALDQAQKEVAQRFDFKGTDASVELKDQTIVIRANSENRVAAVLEVLHGKLVKRGVSLLALDAQPIKAVGGGASQQVINLKQGIDKDGAKKVVKALKDSKLKVQPSIQGDVVRVSGKKRDDLQEAIAYLRGQDLEMSLQYKNFRD